The Leadbettera azotonutricia ZAS-9 genome has a window encoding:
- a CDS encoding methionine ABC transporter permease encodes MIKTLQSAFSAETWSIVGPAINQTLYMTILTTILTGIFGLVLGIVLVLTDKDGLHPLPVFNLIAGGIINAFRSMPSVIIIILTLPLSRLIIGISYGPKACIVALAATCIPMFARLVESSILEVPKGKFEAAQAMGASKGEIVFKVMLPEALPNLVRNFTVTIIVVISTTAIAGSFGAGGLGDVAVRYGYARFRVDMLIASVIVLILLVNVVQLAGGGFARHILKKRHLI; translated from the coding sequence ATGATAAAAACACTGCAAAGCGCCTTTAGCGCAGAGACCTGGAGTATTGTTGGTCCTGCCATCAACCAAACCCTGTATATGACGATTCTTACGACCATTCTGACCGGTATATTCGGCCTTGTTTTGGGAATAGTTCTTGTTTTGACCGATAAGGACGGGCTTCATCCCCTGCCGGTTTTTAATTTAATTGCCGGGGGAATCATCAACGCCTTTCGTTCCATGCCTTCGGTGATCATCATCATTTTGACCCTGCCCCTTTCGCGGCTTATCATCGGCATATCCTATGGGCCAAAGGCCTGTATTGTGGCCCTGGCGGCAACCTGTATCCCCATGTTTGCCCGGTTGGTGGAAAGCAGCATCCTGGAAGTTCCCAAGGGCAAGTTTGAAGCTGCCCAGGCCATGGGCGCGAGCAAAGGGGAGATTGTTTTTAAGGTGATGCTTCCGGAAGCGCTGCCCAATTTGGTCCGCAACTTTACGGTGACTATCATCGTTGTTATTTCTACCACCGCCATTGCCGGTTCCTTTGGCGCAGGGGGCTTGGGGGATGTGGCGGTACGGTACGGGTATGCCCGTTTCAGGGTGGACATGCTCATCGCCTCGGTAATAGTGCTCATCCTCTTGGTGAATGTGGTGCAGCTTGCCGGTGGGGGATTCGCACGGCATATTCTGAAAAAACGCCATTTGATTTAG
- a CDS encoding MetQ/NlpA family ABC transporter substrate-binding protein encodes MKRTAVLVAGLVLISSLAFAGGKSEASGAQTTKAGGNSTRLKVQADIVPHAELLEFVKPTLAAQGIDIEIITTTDSSLANEQVANGELDVNFFQHEPYLKSIVAERGFDLVNGGNIHVEPIGAYSVKYKTVNEVPNNAKIAIPNDATNEYRALRILEQAGFITLKKGVDVYQTTVANTVDKYVKPITLQELDSALIIRVKEDFDVYITNTNKILEAGIDTTQVLFREGKDSPYANILAVKASRVNDPAIKALFVALTSEDVRKFIDSKYKGAVIPAF; translated from the coding sequence ATGAAACGAACAGCAGTGTTAGTAGCGGGGTTGGTTCTGATTTCTTCTCTTGCCTTTGCAGGAGGAAAGAGCGAGGCTTCAGGCGCCCAAACAACCAAAGCAGGCGGAAACAGCACCCGCTTAAAGGTACAGGCGGATATAGTCCCCCATGCGGAGCTATTGGAATTTGTAAAACCCACACTGGCGGCCCAGGGTATTGATATTGAGATTATCACCACCACCGACAGTTCATTGGCCAATGAGCAGGTTGCCAACGGGGAATTGGATGTAAACTTTTTTCAGCATGAACCCTACTTAAAGTCCATCGTTGCGGAAAGGGGTTTTGACCTCGTAAACGGCGGCAATATCCATGTTGAACCCATCGGCGCCTATTCGGTTAAATACAAAACCGTCAATGAAGTACCGAACAATGCAAAGATTGCCATTCCCAACGATGCGACAAACGAATACCGTGCCCTGCGCATCCTTGAACAGGCGGGCTTTATCACCCTGAAAAAGGGCGTCGACGTATATCAGACCACGGTTGCCAACACAGTTGATAAATACGTGAAACCCATTACCCTGCAGGAACTGGATTCCGCCCTGATCATCCGGGTAAAAGAAGATTTTGACGTATACATTACCAACACCAACAAGATCCTGGAAGCGGGGATCGATACCACCCAGGTACTTTTCCGGGAAGGCAAGGATTCTCCCTATGCAAACATTCTGGCGGTAAAAGCAAGCCGGGTGAATGATCCTGCGATCAAAGCCCTGTTTGTCGCCCTCACCTCCGAGGATGTCCGTAAATTCATCGACAGTAAATACAAAGGCGCGGTTATCCCTGCATTTTAA